TGGATTGGGCCGCGATGTCAGCATGCTTTGCGAGAGAGGATGGCGAGTGGTTTGGCGTGGATGGGCTTGTAGTGGAGGGTGAAGCTGGAGGGGCTGAGGTGGCCGTTGCCCTGTGCGTCGACTTTTCCCATCAACACGTAGTTCAGGCCTGGACAAGGGACAGGGCAGGAAGGAAATATGTCAAATACCAGGTCATGTCCGCCCATATCGACGGAGCTGTGTGGTTTCTAGAAATGGTAAAAATATTGTATGGAAATATGTGGTACTGCACcaatgtaatatttatttattgacaataattacttttaaagtAGGCCAAACAAAGTCGCAACTTCATTTGGCTCTAGTATATAGAGCCAAATAAAGTTATAGTAGTTTATCACCCACCTTACTGTCTTTAATGGCTGGAATATATTGGTTAAATAAAGAACCACATTGTCTGCATACATTGAAAATTTGTGCTCTTCCTGTCCTAATATCTTTTACTGTGTTATTTCAAAGGCCAAACAAGACGTTTGAAACTGATATGTACCGAATGTGACCGAGCAACATCATTTgaattcctctttttctttcatattaaTTGCAAAAGGTGGAAACTGGTTGATTTAACAAAACAGGCCACGCCTCAGTGCATCATGGTTTAATGTACTAAGGAAAAAAGACTTCCTCAGTTTCATGTTCCCCCTGTATCGTTTCAAATGATCAAAGATTAAGTACACAGattttttgtgcatttctgtACTTGACGCGTCCCGCTTTTTTAGCTGTGTAAAACGCTTGATACCCAGCCCTAGGTATCCTGTATGTGTTGTACCTTTGGTGAGCCCGGGGCATCTCTTGCAGGTGGAGGTCAGCGTGACTGACGTGGCGGGTCCTGACTTGGCCATGTTGAGCCGTCCTGGCTTGTAGGCCTTGATCACGGACACATTGAGCGTCGCTGAGCCCCTCGGGCCAGCAGTCAGAGATGTGATCTTACCCGTGAtcactgaaagagagagagagagagagagaaaaatgtaaacCGCTACGAGAAAAAATGGGGGAATAGGTGTggtcactgggggggggggggggggggggggggatagatgTGGCTTTGTTTTATGATGTAAGTGCACTTGTCTTAAGCACGTGGCACGAGTGCATTCAGGCCATGTCCAGATTTACATTTGCTGGTTTAACTGCAGAAACAAAGGTCGCCGCgcgaggcaaaaaaaagggtccaGAAGGGTCGTACCCATCCCTGTACCGGTAGTGAGGGTACCTTGTCAGATTACTGTCATAACGGTGGATTTTCCAGGTGAAACAAGTGGCATAATTCTGCAGAGGCACAGATGGGAAGATGCGGAGGAAGCAAGTCAACCGATGTTGTGGCTCACCAAAGTCGTGGGGGCAGAAGCTGGACTGGAGGGTCCCTGTCCTCTTGCAGGCTTGTGTACACAGTGGGCTCAGTGGTAAAGCTGCAGGAAgcacacaagcaaacaacagGCCGCATCAGCTCGCATCCTGCTCCCGGTGTGAACGAGAACGTGGAGGCGCAGAGCAGGTAGACAGTTTCTCACAAATCGGTCAATCCCACTCACGTTTCTTGCTCACGACAGGCTTCTTCGTCACAGTTTTGCTCGGTTTCGGTTTGGGTGCCGCCTTAGGCCTGACGGCTGGGTCAGCGCCGCTCTTGGGCGTCGGCTTTACGGGTTTGACGGCAGGTTTTAAGTTGGGCCTGGTCTTCGGTGGAGGCTTACGTGTGGGCTTAGCCTTGACGCTGGGTTTGAGCGCTGGCTTGACAGACTTGGCTTTGGGGGTGGGTATAATTCCGGGTTTAGTTGCAGGCTTTTTCACAGGTACCTTTGGTGTTGGTTTGGTCGGTTTGGGCTTAGCCGCGGGCTTGACCACCGGCTTGGCGGTAGGTTTGCGCGGTGGAGGTTTCCTCACCACTGTTTTTTTGGTGGGCTTCGCCGGGACCCTGGGTTTGGGGGTGGGTTTAATGGGTTTGATGGGTTTGATGGGTTTGATGGGTTTCCTCGGCCTCGCGACTGCCTTTTGTGGCGTGGAGGTCGCCTGAGGTCCGTAGATTAAGTCTCCCCCGGCGGTGGGTGTCCGGGTGCCGCGGGGCACGGCGGAGTAGTAGGCCATGAAGCCATCCGAGGTCACGCTGAGGTCCGAGATGAACTGGACAAGAAGCTCATTCCCGTTGGTCACTATGATTCTTTGTACAGAAAAGGGGGGACAGACGTGAGAAAACGGGTAAACTCGGGCAGAACTCAGCTGTGATTAATGTCTAATACTCTCACCCTGGTATCCTGTCTCCACAGAATTTTCCAATTCTTCTCGAGTTGTCCTTCTCCCCCCCGTTGAACAGCGCCACATAGTCGTAGCGACAGTACATGTCGGCCTCCAAGTCCAGCTTCACAAACTTCACCTCGATCACCTGCAAAAGAGGCAGGCGACATTACCTATGCATTTCTGGCGAGCGATGAAGGACGTCGGGAAGCATTCATACGCCAGCGGTTCTCGTGAAGCCAGTGCAGTGCATACATGGgtaggaggtggaggaggaggaggaggagagggggactGACTTCTGAAATACAGAAGGGCATTtactccctctctttcctttgcGTTCAATCTCTTGGCACACACGAACACGCCTGCAGGTTTTTCAATGAAGTCTTTCATTTTGAACTTCGTCACAAGAAACgccgtgtcacacacacacacacacacacacacacacacacacacacacacatttaggaCCTGAAGTAGAACATTTTCTATGTGATGGGCCCCTTcactattatttttaatttctttttctccaccagCACCAACACGTAAAAATGAATTATCGGTACTTTTTGTGCAAGGAATTAAAAAACTGCTGGGCCACTGGAGTAGCGGCTCATGTAGACTGCGGTGTAGTGTTTAGCTAACTTAGACAAAGAAGGAGGTCTGGCTGGCGTAAGTTGTCCTGATTTCGTGGATCCAGTTGCTGGCAACTGCAAAATACAAGTTGTGCAACCAGTGCAAAGAGCAATGCAACATTTGCACAAATCCCGGCTGGGAATTGAGGAGATATTTCAGTGCCAGCCCCACGCAGACATTGGACCTAAAATTGAAACCCAATTCATGTCAAGGTCCAACGACGATTCGatgcttcacattaaaaaaaaaatgtacctaaAGAAATTCTGGCGCGGTGCTCTCGGAGTGTAAAGGGGAACGTTCTGTGTTCACAagttcacaagaaaaaaatcagagttGCATGAGTCATGATCTCACGTTGCCCGTCTCCACGGAGATGTGCCAGGAGCAGCTGATGCCCGCTGGGTAGTCAGAGTTGGGCCAGTTGGGCGTCTTGATGGAGCCCTGTGATTTGGTCAGCCGCCCTCCGCAGAACTGATTCTCTGTGtcagtcaaaaaaaaggaaataagaagtCATTACACCTTCTAATAGGGGAAGGAAGTCTTTCTGTGTCCAGTGGTACTGTACCCACGTATACACGCTGCGTTCGGCTCCTTGTATCCCAGAGGATTGTGTAAGGCTTTCTAGGCATAAACAGATGAccaaaatatgtgtgtgtgtgtgtgtgtgtgtgtgtgtgtgtgtgtgtgtgtgtgtgtgtgtgtgtgtgtgtgtgtgtgtgtgtgtgtgtgtgtgtgtgtgtgtgtgtgtgtgtgtgtgtgtgtgtgtgtgtgtgtgtgtgtgtgtgtgtgtgtgtgtgtgtgtgtgtgtgtgtgtgtgtgtgtgtgtccgtgtccacaCCTTCCACGTGTGGCTTCCCTGCGGTGAAGTACGCCAGGAAGCCTCTGCCTCCGGTGGCCTCGTCCGACACCATGTCTAGCATCATGGTGTTGGAGGTGGAGATGAGGGCGCCGGGCCTGAACGTCCCGCAGAAGCGTCCCAGCTTCTGCACCAGGCGGGTGTGGCCGTTGTACACGTCCAGGTAGTCGTAGCGACAGGTGGGCTCGGCCTCCATGTCGAAGAGGCGGAACGACAGCATGACCACGTGACCCTCTGGGACCTGAGGGGGGGGCGACGACAGGTGATGCTTTTCACAGAAAGTATCCCGAGAAACAGAGATAATCTGGGaataaatgtgatgtatttaaaaaaagaaatgagggaCATTTGACTTTTGTAAGTAGTTTAAGCCTCACATGATATAGTATCATTACATATTGTTTTAGAGAATATCTATCTCTCGTTACAGCAAGCGTAGCATCACCAGGTGCAACAGATCAACACTAAATATATAATTCAAAgttttttgctctttgtttaGTCCAATGTTTacattagagcccgaccgatatggatttgtGGGGGAGGATATCGAATAATGTAtcgtacatacagtatatatgtatatatgtatgatttTAAGATGTCAttgtcaaacctttatgaaaaaGATATgtgattgaggcttgatattttagtttaaccataaactttatcatgaaaataataacgACCAAATACAACCAGATAAATGGAacatgaatgaagaaaaaaacacttattttaccTCAAATGTAAACGTAAacgcacatttaaaggctcatgtcagttggccgataatatcggtcgggctttAAACATAtcgtatttttttctctgcacttTTGAAAGGTTTACGTCGGTGTGGTCCGCCGCGTGGCTCCACTATGCAGATGGTATGTTCCAATTGAGGTTGAAGAGTAGAGCCGGTCCGATTAATTGTATCAGCCAATAAGAGCCTTTTACAGACCTAGGTGTTTGTTTGCGATATGAAAACTTACCTTTCTCCAGACTAAATAATGCAGAacagatgtgcatttatgtttacattttacgttaaaaaaaacaacttagtATTTTTCGTAATTCAAGTGTAAAATTTTAGGCCTCtattcaatttctttgtcataagtgATATTGCGATTTTTCTTGGCAATCATtgccaacattttttaatgtaaatatcaGCCAATATATATCGATATCAGAAATGCTTTACCCTGTAATAATGGTATCAGCCCATCACGTGGCAGAAACTCAATTCATTGaggctatttatttatttattttttttttaagatggagTAATATAATAACTTTCCTTTCTCTATATATAAGTTTcaaggaaaattaaaataatccttCCTCGGAAAGCTATATTTAGCAAGAGCTGTGGCACTCAACTTTTTCTTGCATGACATTATACTGTAACTTGTGCACGTGATAGAACTGTGGTAATGCTACACCGAATCAAATTGTGGTTGCAAGGAAGTGAAAACTAGTGGAGGCTTTCATTTTTTTCGTCAAAATTACAGATTCTTAATTTGAGTACTTTGAACTTCATTTGATTACTGTAAACTATTCAGCCACAACTATTTACATGGatacatgttgtacattatcCTCAGGGTGTCATTTCAAGTCAATCCAGTGGAAGAAATAAGCAATCGGTGAGGCTTAGAATACACGTACATAATCATATTTTCAGAAAGAAAGTGTTCGGAGTAGAGCTTTAGGAATTTTTGCAAGGTCCCATGAATTGAATAGAAGTTTatacagtcatttattttatttttttcaagaaaaatagAGGTGAACTGGCGCGGAATCACCCATTTACACAATGCAACAATGACTACTACAACAAATCGTCGTTGTCACAGTGCAGCGATTTCAAAAAACCACTCACGGTGATGTACCAGGTGCATTTACTGTTGGGTTTGTATTGGCCGGGGAAGCCTTCACTGGCCACGATGCCCGAGTCCGTGACCAGGTGGCCCCCACAGAGGAAGGTCGGCCTGAAAGAAGACAGAGGGCAATGCAGTTCAACTTTAAATTTGTTGCACACAACCTCTGCCCAtgcatacgcacgcacacacacacacgcacgcacgcacgcacgcacgcacgcacgcacgcacgcacacgcacacacgcacgcacacacgtttaCATACATGATGCAAACCAGAGCGGCACAGTCTGTCTCTGTTCCCTGAGCTTGGGGAggttccctgtgtgtgtgtgtgtgtgtgtgtgtgtgtgtgtgtgtgtgtgtgtgtgtgtgtgtgtgtgtgtgtgtgtgtgtgtgtgtgtgtgtgtgtgtgtgtgtgtgtgtgtgtgtgtgtgtgtgtgtgtgtgtgtgtgtgtgtgtgtgtgtgtgtgtggaagacttgctgatgtacagtaaatgtgcgTGTGAGCTCTCTACAAACTCCTCGACTTCCACCACAAGAAAGTTTGTCGGCAGACGTAACGCGTACTTTACTTCAGTTCGGGGACACACGCCCGCTCTTTTCACACTCGGATAAACACAGATCAGAGCCGGGCAAGGCTTCAACCTTTTTAATTTCGCAGCACTcaggaggcccccccccccccggaatcTTTACTTTAGACGCTGGCCGCCCTGGCGTGTGGTCATTTAGCTTCCTCTTAAAAATCTGTAGCTGCATTTTATAAAATCAtcatacttgtttttttttaaacttttttttggtgcaaGTTTTGCCCAAGAAAATGaatctttaacattgtgaggaTTGTTAATGGACAGACTCGGGCAGGCGTAGTGTTTTTACTCTGAGGCCACACTTAGGCCCCAAAAACTCCCGGTGGCGGcgtcccctccctctctgaccCAGTGGAGCAGAGCAGCCCACAGGCATTTGTTTGTCTCATGTTCAATTCACACCCTGGATGTGTCTGTGAGCGTGGATGTTCGGCAAAACCCTCCCAGGAGATCAACTTGTGGAATTGAATCTCTGATTCAACATCAGTTCAAGTAcgctgtcattttgtgtgtttatgggaTTGCCAACCACGTCTTGCCGACACTGCGACCTTCTATTTCTACTGCGCCTTTGCGTAATCACAACACCGCAGccgggagaggaaaaaaagtcatgcCATGCCACATGTGCACACGGAGGATGAAGgaaaggcagaagaagaagagaaaaatgcaaaagaagGACATTGATACGTGGAGATATGTGGCACGCGCGCCCAAACGCATCTCACCTGGTGGAGTTGGTCTGACTCTGAGCCTCGGTCCATCCCAGAGACAAAATGACGAGAAGGCACGCGGTCCACACCCTGTCCTCCATCCTGCTGTCTtctggagagagaagggggagcagagaagaggagggaaggaggggtgaAGGCAAAAGTGGAGGCGTGGAGGAGTGtaaaggagaggaagggaggaggaggaggaggaggaggaggaggtgtgttatggaagggaggagaagaaaacatcaAATGCACTGTACGCGCACTCGTGGCCAAGCGCAATGTATGTGCAGCTCGGAGCACAGAGAGCGCGTTGTGCGTCCGCTCTGGGTTGTTGTTTCACGGGTACCAGGAACGGAATATGTGGGaagtgtgtttctgcaggtgtgtgtgtgtgtgtgtgtgtgtgtgtgtgtgtgtgtgtgtgtgtgtgtgtgtgtgtgtgtgtgtgtgtgtgtgtgtgtgtgtgtgtgtgtgtgtgtgtgtgtgtgtgtgtgtgtgtgtgtgtgtgtgtgtgtgtgtgtgtgtgtgtgtgtgtgtgtgtgtgtgtgcgtgcgtcgtGACGTCACTGGCGAGGCGTTACCACGCTTGGCGGCGTTGGCttgtccaccactttggttcaGACAGAAACACCTAATCTGATCCTGGTTGAGTAgtcatggtgcccagaggatgaatttcttattttatttttgtttattttttgttgcctCGACCTGGTCCAAATTTTCCCTTAAAAAACATCTATGAGATGGATTTGACGcgacacgagagagagagagagagagacattcaaGGTTCCCAGAGGATATAAACCTGGTGAACGTTCAGACTCTTCTCCGGCGCCACCGTGAGTGAGGCTGGCGCAAAACATATTGAATTCCTATCAGGTGAACTGCGAGGGGAACTTGTGAAGACATTCCTGCTCGCCACGGGATGCGATCCCTCCGCCGACCTTCTCCCTTTCCACCTCGCGCCATCTAAAAGGCCGAAAAGGCGAAAACCATGCACGCTGTTTCGATTCAttctttttctaaaatgatTTTACACAAATGACATATTGTAAGGAGATAAAgtatatttattacaggagttttactttattatttcaCCGTCTCCTTAACAGGCTGCTCCTGATTGCATCAGGTTTGTGTTCCGTAATTTGTGAACTCTTGGAGCTGTAATTTAAAAGAACACGTGTACAGTACCTTCGTTTATCACAAAATAACTGCAAAACCATAAGAGTGCGACCTCACAGAGCTGGAAGCCTGGCGGAAGActatttttgtttcaatttttttttttatctaccaGGTCACACAGGCACAATTGAATGTGCTGTGGAGAAAGTGAAGGTTACTTATGAAGATTAAATTCTTTCCCACATAATTCGTGGCAGTGGTGAGTAAAGGACCTCAGATTAAATGCCAGGAAAGAATGAAAGCTACTGTACAGTAACCAAAAATAGACGCCTGGCAGGGCTCTTTAAAAGTAAATATGGATGCATGGGTACAGCAAAATATACTTTACCGGTTTTGGCATGGAAC
This region of Scophthalmus maximus strain ysfricsl-2021 chromosome 12, ASM2237912v1, whole genome shotgun sequence genomic DNA includes:
- the pcolceb gene encoding procollagen C-endopeptidase enhancer b produces the protein MEDRVWTACLLVILSLGWTEAQSQTNSTRPTFLCGGHLVTDSGIVASEGFPGQYKPNSKCTWYITVPEGHVVMLSFRLFDMEAEPTCRYDYLDVYNGHTRLVQKLGRFCGTFRPGALISTSNTMMLDMVSDEATGGRGFLAYFTAGKPHVEENQFCGGRLTKSQGSIKTPNWPNSDYPAGISCSWHISVETGNVIEVKFVKLDLEADMYCRYDYVALFNGGEKDNSRRIGKFCGDRIPGIIVTNGNELLVQFISDLSVTSDGFMAYYSAVPRGTRTPTAGGDLIYGPQATSTPQKAVARPRKPIKPIKPIKPIKPTPKPRVPAKPTKKTVVRKPPPRKPTAKPVVKPAAKPKPTKPTPKVPVKKPATKPGIIPTPKAKSVKPALKPSVKAKPTRKPPPKTRPNLKPAVKPVKPTPKSGADPAVRPKAAPKPKPSKTVTKKPVVSKKPLPLSPLCTQACKRTGTLQSSFCPHDFVITGKITSLTAGPRGSATLNVSVIKAYKPGRLNMAKSGPATSVTLTSTCKRCPGLTKGLNYVLMGKVDAQGNGHLSPSSFTLHYKPIHAKPLAILSRKAC